From Micromonospora sp. NBC_01699, a single genomic window includes:
- a CDS encoding polyprenyl synthetase family protein, with translation MTVIGAATVDDRWLTSVRTRTALADLDRRMKDAVASRDPGLWTMATALLDRGGKRIRPALLLVAGEFGTFRPDRLLDAAAALELLHLATLYHDDVLDRAVTRRHGPTANAQWGDSAALVTGTFLVARASALIATFDDGYGREAARALVELCTGQLRETENAFHTGLTEAEYMEIIAGKTATLFELPCRLGARLAGAPDRIVTALSRYGHDLGIAFQLADDALDVWGSAERLGKYPLGDVREGVYTLSVLRLLARGTPAAQRVRELLRVLEPGATELAEVRSLVLRSGVVDQVLGEARELATRARGHLAALPAGPARESLWRLADHAIARAG, from the coding sequence ATGACGGTGATCGGCGCGGCGACGGTGGACGACCGGTGGCTGACCAGCGTGCGTACCCGTACCGCGCTGGCCGACCTGGACCGGCGGATGAAGGACGCGGTGGCGTCCCGCGACCCCGGACTGTGGACCATGGCCACCGCCCTGCTGGACCGGGGCGGCAAACGGATCCGGCCGGCGTTGCTGCTGGTCGCGGGGGAGTTCGGCACGTTCCGACCGGACCGGTTACTGGACGCGGCCGCCGCCCTGGAACTGCTGCACCTGGCCACGCTCTACCACGACGACGTGCTGGACCGGGCCGTCACCCGCCGGCACGGGCCGACCGCCAACGCCCAGTGGGGCGACTCGGCCGCCCTGGTCACCGGCACGTTCCTGGTGGCGCGGGCGAGCGCGCTGATCGCCACCTTCGACGACGGGTACGGCCGGGAGGCCGCGCGGGCACTGGTGGAACTCTGCACCGGCCAGCTCCGGGAGACCGAGAACGCCTTCCACACCGGCCTGACCGAGGCCGAGTACATGGAGATCATCGCCGGCAAGACGGCCACCCTGTTCGAGCTGCCGTGCCGGTTGGGTGCCCGGCTGGCCGGCGCACCGGACCGGATCGTCACCGCCCTGTCCCGGTACGGCCACGACCTGGGCATCGCGTTCCAGCTCGCCGACGACGCGCTGGACGTGTGGGGCAGCGCCGAGCGGCTGGGCAAGTACCCGCTCGGTGACGTCCGGGAGGGCGTCTACACGCTGTCCGTACTCCGGTTGCTGGCCCGTGGCACACCGGCCGCGCAACGGGTACGGGAGCTGCTGCGGGTCCTCGAACCCGGTGCCACCGAACTGGCCGAGGTACGCAGCCTGGTGCTCCGCTCCGGGGTGGTGGACCAGGTCCTCGGCGAGGCCCGGGAACTCGCCACCCGCGCCCGTGGCCACCTCGCCGCCCTGCCCGCCGGACCGGCCCGCGAGTCGCTGTGGCGGCTGGCCGACCACGCCATCGCCCGGGCCGGTTGA